A window from Myxococcus fulvus encodes these proteins:
- a CDS encoding YcaO-like family protein: MGVTRVARVTGLDRTGVEVACAVRPGGHVLQVCNGKGLTADEAAWGALFETAELWAAETVAPGRLAWGCFTELEGRLGTLWGAPALGSAGALVEPRLWGEGVRCAWREATELGSGRSVWVPAQGVHVTPPGGVSLGPVSVAWTSNGSGAHPEPARALLHALLEATERDQLARVFPEGWTEEAVRGRLLRGAELARSAPRTAALAERLRERGFGVYLFDATPSARTAGAVGLPVGAAVLVDLEEGPVPLTAGYACALERDVALLKALLEAAQSRLTDIHGAREDVASTDREAARGFAEACAGVKARRRVTELPDLGAVAKEDAEVQVRRVLARLKRAGFTQVASVELDAPVQGLHVRRVVVPGMRVSELL, translated from the coding sequence ATGGGCGTGACGCGGGTGGCGCGCGTCACCGGGTTGGACCGCACGGGCGTGGAGGTGGCCTGCGCGGTGCGTCCAGGGGGCCATGTGCTCCAGGTGTGCAACGGCAAGGGGCTCACGGCGGACGAGGCGGCCTGGGGCGCGCTGTTCGAGACGGCGGAGCTGTGGGCGGCGGAGACGGTGGCGCCGGGGCGGCTCGCCTGGGGTTGCTTCACGGAGCTGGAGGGACGGCTGGGGACGCTGTGGGGTGCGCCGGCCCTGGGCTCGGCGGGCGCGCTGGTGGAGCCGAGGTTGTGGGGTGAGGGTGTCCGGTGTGCGTGGCGCGAGGCCACGGAGCTGGGCTCGGGGCGGAGCGTCTGGGTGCCCGCGCAGGGCGTGCATGTGACGCCGCCGGGGGGCGTGTCGCTGGGGCCGGTGTCGGTGGCGTGGACGAGCAATGGCTCGGGTGCGCATCCGGAGCCGGCGCGGGCGCTGCTGCATGCGTTGCTCGAGGCCACGGAGCGCGACCAGCTGGCGCGGGTGTTCCCCGAGGGGTGGACGGAGGAGGCGGTGCGGGGGCGGCTGCTGCGTGGGGCGGAGCTGGCGCGCTCGGCGCCGAGGACGGCCGCGTTGGCGGAGCGTCTGCGGGAGCGTGGCTTCGGGGTGTATCTCTTCGATGCGACGCCGTCCGCGCGGACGGCGGGGGCGGTGGGGTTGCCCGTGGGCGCGGCGGTGTTGGTGGACCTGGAGGAGGGGCCGGTGCCGCTCACGGCGGGGTATGCGTGCGCGCTGGAGCGGGATGTGGCGTTGTTGAAGGCGCTGCTCGAGGCGGCGCAGTCGCGGCTGACGGACATCCATGGGGCCAGGGAGGACGTGGCCTCGACGGACCGGGAGGCGGCGCGGGGGTTCGCGGAGGCGTGCGCGGGGGTGAAGGCGCGGCGGCGGGTGACGGAGCTCCCGGACCTGGGCGCGGTGGCGAAAGAGGACGCGGAGGTCCAGGTGCGACGGGTGCTGGCGCGGCTGAAGCGGGCGGGGTTCACGCAGGTGGCCTCGGTGGAGCTGGATGCGCCGGTGCAGGGCCTTCACGTGCGGCGGGTGGTGGTGCCCGGCATGCGCGTCTCGGAGCTCCTGTGA
- a CDS encoding TfuA-like protein, which translates to MKRRAEDLVVFLGPSLPAEEARRLGPCVVMPPARQGDVWRALGGRPRAIALVDGVFEAQPSVWHHELLAALEAGVAVFGGSSMGALRAVELAPHGMVGVGRIFGWYRDGVVADDAEVALLHADAENGWRPLTVPLVNVRHVAELAREAGVLSAPRARELVSVAADVFYQERTWARLSERVRWPEDTRRAWAQWFSRGVEDLKRADAVACIRTAQEWVASGAPSSRGARRVPSSLVRRRRLVEDVTRVPDARVPSGHVLEVLSQAPDARELAEAGLRRALLAGWARTMGLSVTEDEVAREQEAWWRERRVPVRKRDAFLSASGLDSEGLRALCEELALERLVLAHSTRLLPDGPSWDEALAAEARLRGRWAEAALEVAASDEEPVD; encoded by the coding sequence GTGAAGCGGCGAGCCGAGGACCTGGTGGTCTTCCTGGGCCCGTCGTTGCCGGCCGAGGAGGCGCGGCGACTCGGGCCCTGTGTCGTCATGCCTCCGGCGAGACAGGGCGACGTGTGGCGGGCGCTTGGCGGAAGGCCCCGGGCCATCGCGTTGGTGGACGGGGTCTTCGAGGCACAGCCGTCGGTGTGGCATCACGAGCTGCTGGCCGCGTTGGAGGCGGGCGTGGCGGTCTTCGGCGGCTCCAGCATGGGCGCGCTGCGAGCGGTGGAGCTGGCTCCGCACGGCATGGTGGGCGTGGGACGCATCTTCGGTTGGTATCGCGATGGTGTCGTGGCGGACGACGCGGAGGTGGCGCTGCTGCATGCGGATGCCGAGAACGGCTGGCGTCCCCTCACGGTGCCGCTCGTCAACGTCCGTCACGTGGCCGAACTCGCGCGTGAAGCCGGTGTGCTGAGTGCGCCACGCGCCCGCGAGTTGGTGTCCGTCGCCGCGGACGTGTTCTATCAGGAGCGCACCTGGGCTCGGCTGAGCGAGCGTGTGCGCTGGCCCGAGGACACGCGACGCGCGTGGGCGCAGTGGTTCTCCCGTGGCGTGGAGGACCTGAAGCGCGCCGACGCGGTGGCCTGCATCCGCACGGCGCAGGAGTGGGTGGCCTCGGGTGCGCCGTCGAGCCGAGGTGCGCGGCGCGTTCCATCCTCGCTGGTGCGACGGCGTCGACTCGTGGAGGACGTGACCCGCGTGCCCGATGCGCGGGTGCCGTCGGGGCATGTGCTCGAGGTGTTGAGCCAGGCGCCCGATGCGCGCGAGCTGGCCGAAGCGGGCCTGCGTCGCGCGTTGCTCGCGGGCTGGGCGAGGACGATGGGGTTGTCCGTCACCGAGGACGAGGTGGCGCGTGAGCAGGAGGCGTGGTGGCGCGAGCGCCGTGTCCCCGTGCGCAAGCGCGATGCGTTCCTGTCCGCGAGTGGGCTGGACTCGGAGGGACTGCGCGCGTTGTGTGAAGAGCTGGCGCTGGAGCGACTCGTGCTCGCGCATTCGACACGGCTGCTGCCAGATGGCCCGTCCTGGGATGAAGCGCTCGCCGCCGAGGCGAGGCTGCGTGGACGCTGGGCAGAAGCCGCGCTCGAAGTCGCCGCGAGCGACGAAGAGCCCGTCGACTGA
- a CDS encoding serine/threonine protein kinase, translating into MSAPFHPDQLVPGSEVGPWRVVASLGAGGFGRVFKVERGGRFFTMKMALRPAGPQVSEEEDVNGRLSHEVAALLACAPHPNLPRLHAVDRWPEPPEGYLFFVTDFIDGETFHEWRWRVKPSAAHLLSVFTEVVRAVSDLHRRGLHHRDLKGDNLLIRRDDERPFLIDLGTVRMPGATTLTVGVAPASPHLLPPECVAFLREGLWEQGARFDAGIPGDLYALGALLYEALTDGYAFDPRLPYDRLLPAIETVTPRAPHLVNPKVPPALGDLALRLLAKRPEDRYPNTEALLQALWEVAKEKRQPAWRLSLDLPPEPESPRDVDSNTPRVRMVPELVRMPEPSASDAEQDSDAENTPSHPLAPEAVAAPADALPSPPPPPAPTSPSREPSWTRGVAVGVLVLFVLGAVALGVSRRESPASSSTQAVVPLPPPAEKGSPVVTSRPLTPPDTARPSSPSAEPAEAPTRWASATPPPSDERPPEPTPSRKRGSVSGTLGKAAAVACLAGACAGSSPQTRMTSPEGECPEGAVERLNALKAYPSALLSTWDFSLQAPGEVPEELIPLPPEGPITLHLLTDLPDPRLIKEFPRRTKFHGRLFHGKERYFIWLFESETPSGERGPICWQVGVSNTGERVQVGVNYYKFGDPAGPKMIRPVMHVITTDYFGRP; encoded by the coding sequence ATGTCGGCGCCGTTCCATCCGGACCAGCTCGTTCCCGGCAGCGAAGTGGGCCCGTGGCGCGTGGTGGCGTCGCTGGGCGCGGGAGGTTTCGGCCGCGTCTTCAAGGTCGAGCGGGGAGGGCGCTTCTTCACGATGAAGATGGCGCTGCGTCCCGCCGGCCCCCAGGTCTCCGAGGAGGAGGACGTCAACGGTCGGCTGTCGCACGAGGTGGCCGCGCTGCTCGCCTGCGCGCCCCACCCGAACCTCCCCCGCCTCCACGCCGTGGACCGCTGGCCCGAGCCCCCCGAGGGCTACCTGTTCTTCGTCACCGACTTCATCGACGGAGAGACCTTCCACGAGTGGCGCTGGCGCGTGAAGCCCTCCGCGGCCCACCTGCTGTCCGTCTTCACCGAGGTGGTGCGCGCCGTCTCCGACCTCCACCGGAGAGGACTGCACCACCGTGACCTGAAGGGCGACAACCTCCTCATCCGCCGCGATGACGAGCGCCCGTTCCTCATCGACCTGGGCACCGTGCGCATGCCGGGCGCGACCACGTTGACGGTGGGCGTGGCTCCAGCCTCTCCGCACCTGCTGCCCCCCGAGTGCGTGGCCTTCCTGCGCGAGGGCCTCTGGGAGCAGGGCGCGCGCTTTGACGCGGGCATCCCCGGAGACCTCTACGCGTTGGGCGCGCTGCTCTACGAGGCGCTCACGGACGGGTACGCCTTCGACCCGAGGCTGCCCTACGACAGGCTGCTGCCCGCCATCGAGACGGTGACGCCGCGCGCGCCACACCTGGTCAACCCCAAGGTGCCACCGGCGCTGGGAGACCTGGCGCTGCGGCTGCTCGCCAAGCGCCCCGAGGACCGCTACCCGAACACCGAGGCGCTGCTGCAGGCCCTGTGGGAGGTCGCCAAGGAGAAGCGTCAGCCCGCCTGGAGACTGTCGCTGGACCTTCCTCCCGAGCCCGAGTCCCCGCGCGACGTGGACTCGAACACGCCCCGGGTGCGCATGGTGCCGGAGCTCGTGCGCATGCCCGAGCCCTCCGCGTCGGACGCGGAGCAGGACTCTGACGCGGAGAACACACCTTCGCATCCCTTGGCACCGGAGGCCGTCGCCGCGCCGGCAGACGCGCTCCCGTCCCCTCCGCCGCCGCCCGCTCCCACGTCGCCGTCCCGCGAGCCTTCCTGGACACGCGGTGTCGCGGTGGGCGTGCTGGTGCTGTTCGTCCTGGGCGCGGTGGCCCTGGGTGTCTCGCGTCGCGAGTCGCCCGCTTCGAGCTCCACGCAGGCGGTCGTCCCCCTCCCACCTCCTGCAGAGAAAGGAAGTCCTGTCGTGACGAGTCGTCCCCTCACGCCCCCCGACACAGCCCGTCCCTCTTCACCGTCCGCCGAGCCCGCGGAGGCTCCCACGCGGTGGGCCTCCGCCACGCCTCCTCCTTCGGACGAGCGCCCCCCTGAGCCGACCCCGTCGAGGAAGCGTGGCTCGGTGAGCGGCACCTTGGGGAAGGCGGCGGCGGTGGCGTGCCTGGCCGGAGCCTGCGCGGGCAGCTCCCCCCAGACACGCATGACGTCGCCCGAGGGGGAGTGTCCGGAGGGGGCCGTCGAGCGGCTGAATGCGCTGAAGGCCTACCCGAGCGCGCTGTTGTCGACGTGGGACTTCTCACTGCAGGCGCCCGGCGAGGTTCCGGAGGAATTGATTCCGCTCCCTCCGGAAGGTCCCATCACCCTCCATCTCCTCACGGACCTGCCGGATCCGCGCCTCATCAAGGAGTTCCCACGGAGAACGAAGTTCCACGGGAGGCTCTTCCACGGCAAGGAGCGGTACTTCATCTGGCTCTTCGAGTCGGAGACCCCGAGTGGCGAGCGCGGGCCCATCTGTTGGCAGGTGGGGGTGTCCAACACCGGCGAGCGCGTGCAGGTGGGTGTCAACTACTACAAGTTCGGCGATCCAGCCGGGCCGAAGATGATCAGGCCGGTCATGCACGTCATCACCACCGACTACTTCGGAAGGCCGTGA
- a CDS encoding DUF2381 family protein: MFPVLALTWGVLLNAGAERPGPSPSPSLPPVRRLEVGAEVATPPDIRISPGRATTLFFDARIRTEEVLLEGRERFQRVGLAEDHLALVPSNTFRQGERLRLEVRFLDGAAPEQMVFWLVVEPLRGEPQVEVFRRVRTAESYRREVEDLRARLAQARSELERLQSTGRTSRPLEELVAMLGQAHRSLYVQSLEFAKTPESELRIQGIQHVALPSRWSALVLRLSPLSGGEGWVASGGSLTKASGQVLELKPPWQSTPLQAEVAQEVVVLLADEAALTSGRYTLKLWDTRGRTLTVERLEVK; encoded by the coding sequence GTGTTCCCGGTCCTCGCGCTCACCTGGGGCGTCCTGCTGAACGCGGGGGCGGAGCGCCCAGGGCCCAGCCCTTCCCCCAGTCTGCCCCCCGTGCGCCGGCTCGAGGTGGGCGCCGAGGTGGCCACGCCCCCCGACATCCGCATCTCCCCGGGGCGCGCCACGACCCTCTTCTTCGACGCCCGCATCCGGACCGAAGAGGTCCTGCTGGAGGGGCGTGAGCGCTTCCAGCGCGTGGGCCTGGCGGAGGACCACCTGGCGCTCGTGCCGTCGAACACGTTCCGCCAGGGGGAGCGGCTGCGCCTGGAGGTTCGCTTCCTCGATGGCGCGGCTCCAGAGCAGATGGTCTTCTGGTTGGTGGTGGAGCCGCTGCGGGGTGAACCTCAGGTCGAGGTCTTCCGTCGCGTGCGCACCGCGGAGTCCTATCGGCGGGAGGTCGAGGACCTCAGGGCGAGGCTGGCGCAGGCGCGCTCCGAGCTCGAGCGACTCCAGTCCACGGGGCGCACCTCGCGGCCGTTGGAGGAATTGGTCGCGATGTTGGGGCAGGCCCACCGGTCGCTGTACGTGCAGTCGCTCGAGTTCGCGAAGACACCGGAGTCCGAGCTGCGCATCCAGGGGATTCAGCATGTGGCCCTCCCCTCGCGGTGGAGCGCCCTGGTGCTGCGCCTGTCTCCTCTGTCGGGAGGCGAAGGGTGGGTGGCCAGTGGCGGCTCGCTCACCAAGGCCTCCGGGCAGGTGCTGGAGCTGAAGCCTCCCTGGCAGTCAACGCCGCTGCAAGCGGAGGTGGCTCAAGAGGTGGTGGTCCTCCTGGCTGACGAGGCCGCCCTGACCTCCGGCCGCTACACGCTCAAGCTCTGGGACACGCGGGGGCGGACGTTGACGGTGGAGCGACTCGAGGTGAAGTGA
- a CDS encoding DNA-methyltransferase produces the protein MTPPLPSDAPRCIRADSREPSGYREALGERRASLLLTDPPYCLLTRRRKGGDLRDPRAHKKIDQNPIVRFETVRDYRAFSEAWLTRALAHLTPDAPLVIWTNLLGKEPILTAARALGYPHLRGEFTWGKRTTDKNANEQTLRVYEVALVIARTPEPVLAPGDLPTVWAVVGGYDDDGDAARWGSHPHHKPFSVVEPLVRTYSRPGETVLDPFAGSGSLPAAALRLGRQTACLEIEPEWAERVTHRLRETVAAYPPPPNGT, from the coding sequence ATGACCCCTCCGCTTCCTTCCGATGCCCCGCGTTGCATCCGCGCCGACTCCCGCGAGCCCTCGGGCTATCGCGAGGCCCTGGGCGAGCGCCGCGCCTCGCTGCTGCTCACCGACCCGCCGTACTGTCTGCTCACGCGGCGCCGCAAGGGCGGGGACCTGAGGGACCCGCGCGCGCACAAGAAGATCGACCAGAACCCCATCGTCCGGTTCGAGACGGTGCGCGACTACCGCGCGTTCTCCGAGGCCTGGCTCACGCGCGCCCTGGCGCACCTGACGCCCGACGCGCCGCTGGTCATCTGGACGAACCTGCTCGGCAAGGAGCCCATCCTCACCGCCGCGCGTGCGCTGGGCTATCCCCACCTGCGCGGCGAGTTCACCTGGGGCAAGCGCACCACGGACAAGAACGCGAACGAGCAGACCCTGCGCGTCTACGAGGTCGCGCTCGTCATCGCCCGGACGCCCGAGCCGGTGCTCGCGCCCGGAGACCTGCCCACCGTCTGGGCCGTGGTCGGCGGCTACGACGATGATGGCGACGCCGCGCGCTGGGGCAGCCATCCCCACCACAAGCCGTTCTCCGTCGTCGAGCCGCTGGTGCGCACGTACAGCCGACCCGGTGAGACCGTGTTGGACCCGTTCGCTGGCAGTGGCTCGCTGCCCGCCGCCGCGCTGCGCCTGGGCCGACAGACGGCGTGTCTCGAAATCGAGCCCGAGTGGGCCGAGCGCGTCACCCACCGCCTGCGCGAGACGGTCGCCGCGTACCCTCCGCCACCGAACGGCACGTAG
- a CDS encoding 2OG-Fe(II) oxygenase, with translation MEPLVQLTEAAVPPVLFRRLLRRLGVLGRERLKDTYQTTFWYDFGPPTNVVEDIVTALRPAIAGRRRIAGVEWWLSRMYPTDVRVDFHQDRDEKLALRTGKLVHPRISSVLFLNRVRGGALVVTREKPDESNPSLAPSRLDTSDLVTPRPNRLVVFDGSLTHGVLDAENQVPDGKLPGRSRLRRTLVMNWWGHRPTDVPRWSETKLYRALGG, from the coding sequence GTGGAACCCCTCGTCCAGCTCACCGAAGCCGCCGTGCCCCCCGTCCTCTTCCGCCGGCTGCTGCGGCGCCTGGGAGTCCTGGGCCGCGAGCGGCTGAAGGACACGTACCAGACGACGTTCTGGTACGACTTCGGCCCGCCGACGAATGTCGTGGAGGACATCGTCACCGCGCTGCGTCCGGCCATCGCCGGCCGTCGGCGCATCGCGGGCGTGGAGTGGTGGCTGTCGCGCATGTACCCGACGGACGTGCGCGTGGACTTCCACCAGGACCGGGACGAGAAGCTCGCCCTGCGCACGGGGAAGCTGGTGCATCCGCGCATCAGCTCGGTGCTCTTCCTCAACCGGGTGCGTGGTGGCGCGCTGGTGGTGACGCGGGAGAAGCCGGACGAGTCCAACCCGTCCCTGGCGCCGTCGCGGCTGGACACCTCGGACCTGGTGACGCCCAGGCCCAACCGGCTGGTGGTGTTCGACGGCTCGCTGACGCACGGCGTGCTGGACGCGGAGAACCAGGTGCCGGACGGGAAGCTGCCGGGGCGCTCGCGGCTGCGCCGCACGCTGGTGATGAACTGGTGGGGGCACCGTCCTACCGACGTGCCCCGCTGGTCGGAGACGAAGCTCTACCGCGCACTCGGCGGCTGA
- a CDS encoding dicarboxylate/amino acid:cation symporter, which produces MKAHHKMLIGIATGTVAGLGANALAGGAPWLDWAVNNVASPVGQIFIRLLLMLVVPLLFAALVMGVAELDLRQVGRLGARTLGYTVVFSAVSVLIGLVLVNVIQPGTGLSEEARALARGATQVKAAPPPSETSFGAVLMSMVPTNPLKAAADGDMIGLIVFSLIFGLGVALTPTEGVQRLKETIQGLYDVMMKLIDGVLRLAPYGVGALLFAMTARLGLGILQQLAAYVGTVLLALSVHMFIVYSLSVRFLGGRNPLEFFRDCRLAIVTAFSTSSSSATLPTALKVAEENLKLPPNVSRFVLTAGSAMNQNGTALFEGVTVLFLAQVYEVPLDLSQQALIMFICILAGIGTAGVPAGSIPVIAMILTMFKIPVEGLGLVLGVDRFLDMCRTTLNVTGDLAAAVYVARGEPPARTDVERAAGPSAS; this is translated from the coding sequence ATGAAGGCTCACCACAAGATGCTCATCGGCATCGCCACCGGCACGGTGGCGGGGCTCGGCGCGAATGCCCTCGCGGGCGGTGCACCCTGGCTGGACTGGGCCGTCAACAACGTGGCCTCCCCCGTGGGGCAGATCTTCATCCGCCTGCTCCTCATGCTCGTGGTCCCGCTGCTGTTCGCGGCCCTCGTCATGGGCGTGGCGGAGCTGGACCTGCGGCAGGTGGGCCGGCTGGGCGCGCGCACGCTGGGCTACACCGTGGTGTTCTCCGCCGTCTCCGTGCTCATCGGCCTGGTGCTCGTCAACGTCATCCAGCCCGGGACTGGACTGAGCGAGGAGGCCCGCGCGCTCGCCCGGGGCGCCACCCAGGTGAAGGCCGCGCCCCCTCCGTCCGAGACGTCCTTCGGCGCCGTGCTCATGTCCATGGTGCCCACCAACCCGCTCAAGGCCGCGGCGGACGGGGACATGATCGGCCTCATCGTCTTCTCGCTCATCTTCGGCCTGGGCGTGGCCCTCACGCCCACCGAGGGCGTGCAGCGCCTGAAGGAGACCATCCAGGGCCTCTACGACGTGATGATGAAGCTCATCGACGGCGTGCTGAGGCTGGCCCCCTACGGCGTCGGCGCGCTGCTGTTCGCCATGACGGCCAGGCTGGGGCTGGGCATCCTCCAGCAGCTGGCGGCATACGTGGGCACGGTGCTGCTGGCGCTGTCGGTCCACATGTTCATCGTCTACTCGCTGTCGGTGCGCTTCTTGGGCGGGCGCAATCCCCTCGAGTTCTTCCGCGACTGCCGGCTCGCCATCGTCACCGCGTTCTCCACGTCCTCCTCCAGCGCCACGCTGCCCACCGCGCTCAAGGTCGCCGAGGAGAACCTCAAGCTGCCCCCCAACGTGTCGCGCTTCGTGCTGACAGCCGGCTCGGCGATGAACCAGAACGGCACCGCGCTGTTCGAGGGCGTCACCGTGCTCTTCCTCGCGCAGGTCTACGAGGTGCCGCTGGATTTGTCGCAGCAGGCGCTCATCATGTTCATCTGCATCCTGGCGGGAATCGGGACGGCGGGCGTGCCCGCGGGCTCCATCCCCGTCATCGCGATGATCCTCACCATGTTCAAGATTCCGGTGGAGGGCCTGGGCCTGGTGCTGGGCGTGGACCGCTTCCTGGACATGTGCCGCACCACGCTCAACGTCACCGGGGACCTGGCCGCCGCGGTGTACGTGGCGCGCGGAGAGCCGCCTGCTCGCACGGACGTGGAGCGGGCAGCGGGGCCTTCCGCCTCCTGA
- a CDS encoding FKBP-type peptidyl-prolyl cis-trans isomerase — MRVAKDSIVSLEYRLHLGDGQVIDQSEPGQPLAYLHGHRQIVPGLEGALEGLSTGDSKQVVVQPAQGYGEHDPEGVRVVPRAMLPAGFVPQPGQTLMAQTDQGDIPLRISEVRGDDVVIDLNHPLAGKTLHFDVTVKEVRQASTDELSHGHVHGPGGHDHG, encoded by the coding sequence ATGAGGGTCGCCAAGGATTCAATCGTCTCGCTCGAGTACCGGCTGCACCTCGGTGATGGTCAGGTCATCGACCAGAGCGAGCCCGGCCAGCCGCTCGCCTATCTGCACGGGCACCGTCAAATCGTCCCCGGCCTGGAGGGTGCGCTGGAGGGCCTGTCCACCGGCGACAGCAAGCAGGTGGTGGTGCAGCCCGCACAGGGCTACGGCGAGCACGACCCCGAGGGCGTTCGCGTGGTGCCTCGCGCCATGCTCCCCGCCGGCTTCGTGCCCCAGCCCGGCCAGACGCTGATGGCCCAGACGGACCAGGGTGACATCCCCCTGCGCATCTCCGAGGTCCGGGGCGACGACGTGGTCATCGACCTGAACCACCCGCTCGCCGGCAAGACGCTCCACTTCGACGTCACCGTGAAGGAGGTCCGCCAGGCCTCCACCGACGAGCTCTCCCACGGCCACGTCCACGGGCCGGGCGGGCACGACCACGGCTGA
- a CDS encoding OPT family oligopeptide transporter produces MSQSPSQPTPSPTGLRLQPTDANADEPGASAEKDPELYWLKHVYQGGSRQLTVRAVIAGMLIGAVMCLSNLYVILKTGWSLGVTITACILAFAVFSTLRSLRVLKNDFTDLENNAMGSVASAAGYMTGGGNMAAVPALLMLTGTLPPAGWLVVWFAVISALGVFAAIPIKRQLINIEALPFPTGTATAETIRALHGHGEVARRKSRLLTVAGVIGALLVMVRDARFSWLTNIPEKVSLPFTMLGKKASAWTLSLDFSLLLVGAGALVSFRTGWSMFLGAVLSYGFLAPAMVTQGSIPEITYKAINSWMVWTGSALLVSSGLLAFAFQWRSVARSFKALSGLFRGKGAEQEETDPLAGIECPPSWFPLGFAVLGPIAIFLMAYLFQIPWWAGVLAMPLAVVMGVVASRVTGETDTTPTKALGPVTQLIFGGLAPGNIPANVMSANATGGVGLHSADLLTDLKSGWLLGANPRQQFVAQLFGVVAGAAVVVPVFNLLIPNADALGTEEFPAPATMVWAGVSKLLATGVSAMPVTARWGALCGATLGICMVLLERWAPAKLKGYIPSPAGFGLAIVIPASSSIAFFIGSAIAEVLRRKKPKLAEDMVLPVSSGFIAGESLLGIAIAMAKAFGVMPK; encoded by the coding sequence ATGAGCCAGTCCCCGTCCCAACCGACACCGAGCCCCACGGGGCTCCGCCTCCAGCCCACCGACGCCAACGCCGACGAGCCCGGGGCGTCCGCGGAGAAGGACCCGGAGCTGTACTGGCTCAAGCATGTCTACCAGGGTGGCTCGCGGCAGCTCACCGTGCGTGCCGTCATCGCGGGCATGTTGATTGGCGCGGTGATGTGTCTGTCCAACCTGTACGTCATCCTCAAGACGGGTTGGAGCCTGGGCGTCACCATCACCGCGTGCATCCTGGCCTTCGCGGTGTTCAGCACGCTGCGCTCGCTGCGCGTGTTGAAGAACGACTTCACGGACCTGGAGAACAACGCCATGGGCTCGGTGGCCTCGGCGGCCGGGTACATGACGGGCGGCGGCAACATGGCCGCGGTGCCCGCGCTGCTGATGCTCACCGGCACGCTGCCGCCCGCGGGCTGGCTGGTGGTGTGGTTCGCGGTCATCTCCGCGCTGGGCGTCTTCGCGGCCATCCCCATCAAGCGCCAGCTCATCAACATCGAGGCGCTGCCGTTCCCCACCGGTACCGCCACCGCGGAGACCATCCGCGCGCTGCACGGCCATGGTGAGGTGGCGCGGCGCAAGTCGCGGCTGCTCACGGTCGCGGGCGTCATCGGCGCGCTGCTGGTGATGGTGCGTGACGCGCGCTTCTCGTGGCTGACCAACATCCCGGAGAAGGTGAGCCTGCCCTTCACGATGCTGGGCAAGAAGGCCTCGGCGTGGACGCTGTCGCTCGACTTCAGCCTGCTCCTGGTGGGCGCGGGCGCGCTGGTGAGCTTCCGCACCGGCTGGTCCATGTTCCTGGGCGCGGTGCTGTCGTACGGCTTCCTGGCCCCGGCCATGGTGACGCAGGGCTCCATCCCCGAAATCACCTACAAGGCCATCAACAGCTGGATGGTGTGGACGGGCTCGGCGCTCCTGGTGTCGTCGGGCCTCTTGGCGTTCGCCTTCCAGTGGCGCAGCGTGGCGCGCTCGTTCAAGGCGCTGTCGGGGCTGTTCCGGGGCAAGGGCGCCGAGCAGGAGGAGACGGACCCGCTGGCCGGCATCGAGTGTCCGCCGTCGTGGTTCCCGCTGGGCTTCGCGGTGCTGGGGCCCATCGCCATCTTCCTGATGGCGTACCTGTTCCAGATTCCGTGGTGGGCGGGCGTGCTGGCCATGCCGCTGGCGGTGGTGATGGGCGTGGTCGCCAGCCGCGTCACCGGCGAGACGGACACCACGCCCACCAAGGCGCTCGGCCCCGTCACCCAGCTCATCTTCGGAGGACTTGCGCCGGGGAACATCCCCGCCAACGTGATGAGCGCGAACGCCACCGGCGGCGTGGGTCTGCACTCGGCGGACCTGTTGACGGACCTGAAGTCCGGGTGGCTGTTGGGTGCCAACCCGCGTCAACAGTTCGTCGCGCAGCTGTTCGGCGTGGTGGCGGGCGCGGCGGTGGTGGTGCCGGTGTTCAACCTGCTGATTCCCAACGCGGACGCGCTGGGCACCGAGGAGTTCCCCGCGCCGGCCACCATGGTGTGGGCGGGCGTGTCCAAGCTCCTGGCCACGGGCGTCTCCGCGATGCCCGTCACCGCGCGCTGGGGGGCGCTGTGCGGCGCGACGCTGGGCATCTGCATGGTGCTGCTGGAGCGCTGGGCGCCCGCGAAGCTGAAGGGCTACATCCCCTCGCCCGCGGGCTTCGGGCTGGCCATCGTCATCCCGGCCTCCAGCTCCATCGCCTTCTTCATTGGCTCGGCCATCGCCGAGGTGCTGCGCCGCAAGAAGCCCAAGCTGGCCGAGGACATGGTCCTCCCGGTCTCCTCGGGCTTCATCGCGGGTGAGAGCCTGTTGGGCATCGCCATCGCCATGGCGAAGGCCTTCGGCGTGATGCCCAAGTAG